In Oncorhynchus mykiss isolate Arlee chromosome 1, USDA_OmykA_1.1, whole genome shotgun sequence, the following proteins share a genomic window:
- the fam98a gene encoding protein FAM98A, with translation METDIIDSLEDLGYQGPLLEDGALEAAVSGGAAAPEFTKVCAWIVSELKLYCHLEENVHATNCPSEAEGFQLEMSGLLSELACPYNVLTTGDVTQRLLNKTNCLLLITFLISELEASRMILVNKPQKAAQEAGGSVVFMELKGICVSLGMSKPPANITMFQFFSGIEKKLKEALAKVPSTHVGGPLMKKALGPVHFEKIEAINQALVNEYEVRRKMLLKRLDVTVQSFGWSDKAKKHAEKLANVYPPLRSTLATKSKVSVAHLFAAREDLSKIMRTSSGRIREKTACAINKVLMGRVPDRGGRPTEIEAPPPEMPTWQKRQDGPQGGGHYGGGGRGGSRGGYDQHSQGGRGGYERGGGGYERGGRGGGGGGRGGKVQGGWSDGGGGGGGGGGGGGGGGYQGHNQEGSGHQGGGGRGGYGGGKFQGGFQGPGYPAGGHQGGGGGYQHDNHNQEGGRHQDRGGRGGRGGRGRGDSRGRGDGRGRGQGGGWRGGQNLNQGGQFEQFFQQGGQQYNQAGFSQGSKNYTS, from the exons GTACCAAGGCCCTCTGTTGGAGGATGGAGCACTGGAGGCTGCGGTGAGTGGGGGAGCAGCAGCACCAGAGTTCACCAAGGTGTGTGCCTGGATCGTCTCAGAGCTCAAGCTCTACTGTCACCTGGAGGAGAATGTCCATGCCACCAACT GTCCCAGTGAGGCAGAGGGGTTCCAGCTCGAGATGAGTGGTCTTCTGTCTGAGCTGGCCTGTCCTTACAATGTCCTCACCACAGGAGATGTCACGCAGAGGCTGCTCAACAAGACAAACTGCCTACTGCTCATCA cctttctGATCTCGGAGCTGGAGGCCTCCAGGATGATCCTGGTCAACAAGCCTCAGAAGGCAGCCCAGGAGGCCGGAGGCAGTGTTGTCTTTATGGAGCTGAAGGGAATCTGTGTGTCCCTGGGCATGTCCAAACCCCCAGCCAACATCACCATGTTCCAGTTCTTCAGTGGGATTGAGAAGAAG CTGAAAGAAGCTCTAGCCAAAGTGCCATCAACTCATGTTGGGGGTCCTCTGATGAAGAAGGCACTTGGACCAGTTCACTTT GAAAAAATCGAAGCAATCAACCAAGCACTTGTGAATGAGTATGAAGTCCGAAGGAAGATGTTGTTGAAACGTCTTGACGTGACAGTTCAGTCCTTTGGTTGGTCTGACAAAGCTAAG AAACATGCTGAAAAGCTGGCCAATGTATACCCGCCTTTGCGTTCTACCCTCGCCACAAAGAGCAAAGTCTCGGTGGCTCACCTCTTTGCTGCACGAGAGGACCTCTCCAAGATTATGCGCACAAGTAGTGGCAGGATAAGGGAGAAGACTGCTTGTGCCATTAACAAG GTTCTAATGGGACGTGTGCCAGACAGAGGTGGGCGACCCACTGAGATTGAGGCCCCCCCACCAGAGATGCCCACCTGGCAGAAGAGGCAAGACGGTCCACAGGGAGGTGGACACTATGGCGGTGGTGGACGAGGAGGCAGCAGGGGGGGCTACGACCAACACTCTCAGGGGGGCCGAGGGGGTTACGAGCGAGGAGGAGGGGGTTATGAAAGGGgcgggaggggtggaggagggggtggcAGAGGGGGCAAGGTGCAGGGAGGCTGGTcggacggaggaggaggaggaggaggaggtggtggtggtggtggtggtggtggttaccaGGGTCATAACCAGGAAGGAAGTGGCCAccaagggggtggggggagaggaggTTACGGGGGTGGAAAATTTCAAGGGGGCTTCCAGGGCCCTGGTTACCCTGCAGGAGGGCATCAAGGCGGAGGAGGTGGTTACCAACATGACAACCACAATCAAGAAGGAGGTCGCCACCAGGACAGGGGTGGCAGAGGGGGTCGCGGGGGTAGGGGAAGAGGTGATAGTAGGGGAAGAGGTGATGGTAGGGGAAGAGGACAGGGGGGAGGTTGGCGAGGGGGTCAGAATTTGAACCAAGGAGGACAGTTTGAACAGTTCTTCCAGCAGGGTGGCCAGCAGTACAATCAAGCAGGCTTTAGCCAGGGGAGCAAAAACTACACTAGTTGA
- the si:ch211-195b21.5 gene encoding serine/arginine repetitive matrix protein 2 isoform X1: MFRGFHHPGELPRGPAPLGYPPHVQPPGPSYGGPFGPPPHVPMPGHLPPGSCHPFLPPGSGSEYLHRPMREHYINTPHCSSYSIDRSTVISLGGQQILPPDTQHLQMPQWPANPLESCQRDKSENLTAGEEFLRCLAANKPVPDFLKGVNLLDAGKAVKAPGVPEDRGYERQRLRSKSRSPAKESRGRSKSRAKSQVRSKSRARSKSCPRSRSRTRGKSRARSKSRPRSRSRSRGKSQVRSKSKARSRSRSRGKSRVRSKSRSRSRSRSYGKSRGRVDHHSDHRDKRSPIRSCSSRISNHSSVHNDLLEGLKQVMNSKQLEDSMPSIKNAILTIQANNFSRDIQSSRAIQSNCLPCGPVLASRQEFLQASDGPKPVSRQEETDSNLLPHERVGCDFSWLQGTREVSPVQKLEEVEDEENFLYGNEDNQSKQRPATLPFAPSTSITQQSGAEISPAGPPYYQSQPLFGNHSEVLEFKMPPQPVQSSVRPEQRVQPVPDVRPAPTVKECEEFKTMLKNIGLNLGTSEISKMMVKLQQQKEGKVPEQKREEKVPSPAPVLPLPLVIGASQEPRLASPALGAALGTAPIRQALESLQFIIKATREKRANSDPHDGNHSQRNSDKQKSKDDEESQRRSRHDQMKRKETLVKELEELLKQDGSTFLIPVIGFYCQRCEEFFGDLTTAEDHAATHRQNEPSMQQHGDRRPGEDRRHPSHYIGHPLGPEWRDQGDPRDQRYRKLDEGPKGYRNDREKIYVKEERPGSPRIKMQMVRGHTPPGLQKARGREEGRVDKGSCAASSGHASGKYGRVKLEVVETKGKPNVEVCDKKDKDKGESSSNSDDEKDKSPKGNKKKKKKEKKKKEKKKKKKEKG; the protein is encoded by the exons ATGTTTCGTGGTTTTCACCATCCCGGAGAACTTCCTCGGGGCCCTGCTCCCTTAGGCTACCCACCCCATGTACAGCCACCCGGTCCCAGCTACGGAGGGCCCTTTGGCCCGCCACCCCACGTTCCAATGCCTGGACACTTACCTCCTGGATCTTGTCATCCTTTCTTACCTCCCGGATCGGGAAGTGAATACCTCCACAGGCCCATGAGGGAACATTATATCAAT ACTCCACACTGCAGCAGTTACTCCATTGACCGCAGCACAGTGATCAGTCTGGGTGGTCAACAGATTCTCCCACCAGACACACAGCATCTTCAGATGCCACAGTGGCCCGCCAATCCTTTGGAATCATGTCAAAGAGACAAGAG TGAGAACTTGACAGCTGGGGAAGAATTCCTCAGATGCCTTGCAGCTAATAAGCCAGTCCCTGACTTCCTCAAAGGAGTCAACCTGTTGGACGCAGGGAAGGCAGTCAAGGCTCCAGGTGTACCAGAAGACCGGGGTTATGAGAGGCAGAGACTCCGGAGCAAATCTCGCAGTCCAGCGAAGGAAAGCAGGGGCAGGAGTAAGAGCCGAGCAAAGAGCCAGGTAAGAAGCAAGAGCCGGGCAAGAAGCAAGAGCTGTCCGCGCAGCAGAAGTCGTACCCGAGGGAAAAGCCGGGCAAGAAGCAAAAGCCGACCACGAAGCAGGAGTCGCAGTCGTGGAAAGAGCCAGGTCAGAAGCAAGAGCAAGGCTCGTAGTAGGAGCCGGAGCCGAGGGAAAAGTCGGGTGAGAAGCAAAAGCAGATCAAGGAGTAGGAGTCGCAGCTATGGAAAGAGCCGGGGCAGAGTGGACCATCATTCAGACCACAGGGACAAAAGGAGCCCCATTCGGAGCTGTAGCAGCAGGATCAGTAATCACTCCTCCGTACACAATGACCTGCTCGAGGGCCTGAAACAAGTTATGAACAGCAAGCAACTGGAGGACAGTATGCCTTCCATCAAGAATGCCATTCTCACAATACAG GCCAATAACTTTAGCAGAGATATCCAGAGCAGCAGAGCAATCCAGAGCAACTGTCTTCCATGTGGACCAGTCTTGGCCAGCAGACAGGAATTTCTTCAAGCCTCAGATGGGCCCAAGCCAGTCAGCAGACAGGAGGAGACCGACAGCAATCTTCTCCCCCACGAGAGAGTGGGCTGTGACTTCTCCTGGCTGCAGGGCACCAGGGAGGTCTCGCCTGTTCAGAAGCTGGAGGAGGTTGAGGATGAGGAGAACTTCCTCTATGGGAATGAGGATAACCAGTCAAAACAACGCCCTGCCACCCTGCCTTTTGCACCGTCCACATCCATTACCCAGCAGAGCGGTGCAGAGATCTCCCCAGCAGGCCCACCCTACTATCAAAGCCAGCCTCTGTTCGGGAACCATAGTGAAGTCCTGGAGTTCAAGATGCCTCCTCAACCggtccagtccagtgtgaggCCTGAGCAGAGGGTGCAGCCTGTTCCTGATGTGAGGCCCGCCCCCACTGTGAAGGAATGTGAGGAGTTCAAGACCATGTTGAAGAACATTGGACTGAATCTGGGCACATCAGAGATCAGTAAGATGATGGTCAAGCTGCAGCAACAGAAGGAGGGGAAGGTGCCAGAGcagaagagggaggagaaagtgCCATCACCAGCACCAGTGCTGCCTCTTCCTCTTGTAATTGGGGCATCACAGGAGCCCAGACTGGCCTCGCCAGCACTCGGGGCAGCACTTGGGACAGCACCAATACGACAAGCATTGGAGTCATTACAGTTCATTATTAAAG CAACAAGGGAGAAAAGGGCCAATAGTGATCCACATGATGGCAACCATTCCCAAAGGAATTCAGACAAACAGAAG AGCAAAGATGACGAGGAGAGTCAGAGGAGATCGAGACATGACCAAATGAAAAGGAAAGAAACTCTTGTGAAGGAACTGGAGGAATTGCTAAAGCAGGATG GGTCTACCTTTTTGATTCCGGTCATCGGGTTCTACTGTCAGAGGTGTGAGGAGTTCTTCGGAGACCTGACCACTGCTGAGGACCATGCAGCAACCCACCGGCAGAATGAGCCTAGCATG CAGCAGCATGGAGACAGACGACCTGGAGAGGACCGAAGACACCCTAGTCATTACATCGGGCACCCCCTGGGTCCAGAGTGGAGGGACCAGGGAGACCCAAGAGATCAGAGGTATCGCAAACTAGACGAGGGCCCAAAGGGTTACAGGAACGACAGGGAGAAGATCTACGTAAAAGAGGAACGCCCTGGAAGCCCCAGGATAAAGATGCAGATGGTCCGCGGGCACACCCCACCAGGTCTGCAGAaggccagggggagagaggaggggagggtggataAGGGCTCTTGTGCTGCTTCCTCTGGCCATGCCAGTGGGAAATATGGTAGGGTCAAACTTGAGGTAGTGGAGACCAAAGGAAAGCCCAACGTGGAAGTATGTGACAAAAAGGACAAAGATAAAGGAGAAAGCAGTTCTAATAGTGATGACGAGAAAGACAAATCTCCTAAAGGCAAcaaaaagaaaaagaagaaggagaaaaagaagaaggaaaagaagaagaagaagaaggaaaagGGTTAG
- the si:ch211-195b21.5 gene encoding serine/arginine repetitive matrix protein 2 isoform X2 has protein sequence MFRGFHHPGELPRGPAPLGYPPHVQPPGPSYGGPFGPPPHVPMPGHLPPGSCHPFLPPGSGSEYLHRPMREHYINTPHCSSYSIDRSTVISLGGQQILPPDTQHLQMPQWPANPLESCQRDKSENLTAGEEFLRCLAANKPVPDFLKGVNLLDAGKAVKAPGVPEDRGYERQRLRSKSRSPAKESRGRSKSRAKSQVRSKSRARSKSCPRSRSRTRGKSRARSKSRPRSRSRSRGKSQVRSKSKARSRSRSRGKSRVRSKSRSRSRSRSYGKSRGRVDHHSDHRDKRSPIRSCSSRISNHSSVHNDLLEGLKQVMNSKQLEDSMPSIKNAILTIQANNFSRDIQSSRAIQSNCLPCGPVLASRQEFLQASDGPKPVSRQEETDSNLLPHERVGCDFSWLQGTREVSPVQKLEEVEDEENFLYGNEDNQSKQRPATLPFAPSTSITQQSGAEISPAGPPYYQSQPLFGNHSEVLEFKMPPQPVQSSVRPEQRVQPVPDVRPAPTVKECEEFKTMLKNIGLNLGTSEISKMMVKLQQQKEGKVPEQKREEKVPSPAPVLPLPLVIGASQEPRLASPALGAALGTAPIRQALESLQFIIKATREKRANSDPHDGNHSQRNSDKQKSKDDEESQRRSRHDQMKRKETLVKELEELLKQDGSTFLIPVIGFYCQRCEEFFGDLTTAEDHAATHRQNEPSMQHGDRRPGEDRRHPSHYIGHPLGPEWRDQGDPRDQRYRKLDEGPKGYRNDREKIYVKEERPGSPRIKMQMVRGHTPPGLQKARGREEGRVDKGSCAASSGHASGKYGRVKLEVVETKGKPNVEVCDKKDKDKGESSSNSDDEKDKSPKGNKKKKKKEKKKKEKKKKKKEKG, from the exons ATGTTTCGTGGTTTTCACCATCCCGGAGAACTTCCTCGGGGCCCTGCTCCCTTAGGCTACCCACCCCATGTACAGCCACCCGGTCCCAGCTACGGAGGGCCCTTTGGCCCGCCACCCCACGTTCCAATGCCTGGACACTTACCTCCTGGATCTTGTCATCCTTTCTTACCTCCCGGATCGGGAAGTGAATACCTCCACAGGCCCATGAGGGAACATTATATCAAT ACTCCACACTGCAGCAGTTACTCCATTGACCGCAGCACAGTGATCAGTCTGGGTGGTCAACAGATTCTCCCACCAGACACACAGCATCTTCAGATGCCACAGTGGCCCGCCAATCCTTTGGAATCATGTCAAAGAGACAAGAG TGAGAACTTGACAGCTGGGGAAGAATTCCTCAGATGCCTTGCAGCTAATAAGCCAGTCCCTGACTTCCTCAAAGGAGTCAACCTGTTGGACGCAGGGAAGGCAGTCAAGGCTCCAGGTGTACCAGAAGACCGGGGTTATGAGAGGCAGAGACTCCGGAGCAAATCTCGCAGTCCAGCGAAGGAAAGCAGGGGCAGGAGTAAGAGCCGAGCAAAGAGCCAGGTAAGAAGCAAGAGCCGGGCAAGAAGCAAGAGCTGTCCGCGCAGCAGAAGTCGTACCCGAGGGAAAAGCCGGGCAAGAAGCAAAAGCCGACCACGAAGCAGGAGTCGCAGTCGTGGAAAGAGCCAGGTCAGAAGCAAGAGCAAGGCTCGTAGTAGGAGCCGGAGCCGAGGGAAAAGTCGGGTGAGAAGCAAAAGCAGATCAAGGAGTAGGAGTCGCAGCTATGGAAAGAGCCGGGGCAGAGTGGACCATCATTCAGACCACAGGGACAAAAGGAGCCCCATTCGGAGCTGTAGCAGCAGGATCAGTAATCACTCCTCCGTACACAATGACCTGCTCGAGGGCCTGAAACAAGTTATGAACAGCAAGCAACTGGAGGACAGTATGCCTTCCATCAAGAATGCCATTCTCACAATACAG GCCAATAACTTTAGCAGAGATATCCAGAGCAGCAGAGCAATCCAGAGCAACTGTCTTCCATGTGGACCAGTCTTGGCCAGCAGACAGGAATTTCTTCAAGCCTCAGATGGGCCCAAGCCAGTCAGCAGACAGGAGGAGACCGACAGCAATCTTCTCCCCCACGAGAGAGTGGGCTGTGACTTCTCCTGGCTGCAGGGCACCAGGGAGGTCTCGCCTGTTCAGAAGCTGGAGGAGGTTGAGGATGAGGAGAACTTCCTCTATGGGAATGAGGATAACCAGTCAAAACAACGCCCTGCCACCCTGCCTTTTGCACCGTCCACATCCATTACCCAGCAGAGCGGTGCAGAGATCTCCCCAGCAGGCCCACCCTACTATCAAAGCCAGCCTCTGTTCGGGAACCATAGTGAAGTCCTGGAGTTCAAGATGCCTCCTCAACCggtccagtccagtgtgaggCCTGAGCAGAGGGTGCAGCCTGTTCCTGATGTGAGGCCCGCCCCCACTGTGAAGGAATGTGAGGAGTTCAAGACCATGTTGAAGAACATTGGACTGAATCTGGGCACATCAGAGATCAGTAAGATGATGGTCAAGCTGCAGCAACAGAAGGAGGGGAAGGTGCCAGAGcagaagagggaggagaaagtgCCATCACCAGCACCAGTGCTGCCTCTTCCTCTTGTAATTGGGGCATCACAGGAGCCCAGACTGGCCTCGCCAGCACTCGGGGCAGCACTTGGGACAGCACCAATACGACAAGCATTGGAGTCATTACAGTTCATTATTAAAG CAACAAGGGAGAAAAGGGCCAATAGTGATCCACATGATGGCAACCATTCCCAAAGGAATTCAGACAAACAGAAG AGCAAAGATGACGAGGAGAGTCAGAGGAGATCGAGACATGACCAAATGAAAAGGAAAGAAACTCTTGTGAAGGAACTGGAGGAATTGCTAAAGCAGGATG GGTCTACCTTTTTGATTCCGGTCATCGGGTTCTACTGTCAGAGGTGTGAGGAGTTCTTCGGAGACCTGACCACTGCTGAGGACCATGCAGCAACCCACCGGCAGAATGAGCCTAGCATG CAGCATGGAGACAGACGACCTGGAGAGGACCGAAGACACCCTAGTCATTACATCGGGCACCCCCTGGGTCCAGAGTGGAGGGACCAGGGAGACCCAAGAGATCAGAGGTATCGCAAACTAGACGAGGGCCCAAAGGGTTACAGGAACGACAGGGAGAAGATCTACGTAAAAGAGGAACGCCCTGGAAGCCCCAGGATAAAGATGCAGATGGTCCGCGGGCACACCCCACCAGGTCTGCAGAaggccagggggagagaggaggggagggtggataAGGGCTCTTGTGCTGCTTCCTCTGGCCATGCCAGTGGGAAATATGGTAGGGTCAAACTTGAGGTAGTGGAGACCAAAGGAAAGCCCAACGTGGAAGTATGTGACAAAAAGGACAAAGATAAAGGAGAAAGCAGTTCTAATAGTGATGACGAGAAAGACAAATCTCCTAAAGGCAAcaaaaagaaaaagaagaaggagaaaaagaagaaggaaaagaagaagaagaagaaggaaaagGGTTAG